The Salinicoccus roseus genome window below encodes:
- the bcp gene encoding thioredoxin-dependent thiol peroxidase, with protein sequence MEKFPEFELENQDGEKVGNKDFEGKTVIYFYPKDNTPGCTTQACDLRDNLGHLNELGVKVYGVNGDSKRKHKNFIEKNDLNFDLLVDEDFGLAESLGVYRMKKVFGKESKGIVRTTFLVDEANNILKRWDNVKAKDHIDELKTYLEEEA encoded by the coding sequence ATGGAGAAATTTCCGGAATTTGAACTAGAAAACCAGGATGGGGAGAAAGTAGGCAATAAGGACTTCGAAGGAAAGACGGTCATCTACTTCTATCCGAAGGACAATACACCAGGGTGCACCACCCAGGCATGCGACTTGCGGGACAACCTGGGCCACCTGAACGAGTTGGGCGTGAAGGTGTATGGCGTAAATGGCGATTCCAAAAGGAAGCACAAGAACTTCATAGAGAAGAATGATCTGAATTTCGACCTTCTGGTCGATGAGGACTTCGGGCTTGCCGAGTCACTCGGCGTCTATAGGATGAAGAAAGTATTCGGCAAGGAATCCAAAGGCATCGTCAGAACGACATTCCTGGTCGATGAAGCCAACAATATCCTGAAAAGGTGGGATAATGTCAAGGCGAAGGACCACATCGATGAATTGAAGACTTATCTGGAAGAGGAAGCATAG
- the perR gene encoding peroxide-responsive transcriptional repressor PerR produces MKMMDAHDQFTESINALKKTGVRITPQRKAVLRYMIETGEHPTADDIFKALSNEYPNMSVATIYNNLKLFKETGLVKELTYGDASSRFDFITDTHYHIICSECGKITDFHYPGLEEVEHLAGSVTSYDVSHHRLEIYGVCPECRRAE; encoded by the coding sequence ATGAAGATGATGGATGCCCATGACCAGTTCACTGAATCGATCAATGCGCTGAAGAAGACCGGTGTTCGCATTACACCGCAGAGGAAAGCAGTGCTCAGGTACATGATAGAAACAGGAGAACATCCGACTGCTGATGATATTTTCAAGGCGCTTTCTAATGAATATCCAAATATGAGTGTGGCCACTATATATAATAACCTGAAGCTCTTCAAGGAGACGGGGCTAGTAAAAGAGCTCACATATGGAGACGCTTCAAGCCGTTTCGACTTCATTACAGATACGCATTATCATATCATCTGCAGCGAATGCGGAAAGATCACGGATTTCCACTATCCCGGCCTGGAGGAAGTGGAACATCTTGCAGGTTCAGTGACATCCTACGATGTCAGCCACCACAGGCTTGAAATCTATGGTGTATGTCCGGAGTGCCGGAGGGCGGAATGA
- a CDS encoding D-2-hydroxyacid dehydrogenase → MKNILSTVNLKPHMIEYINEHHPDMEYRFSKTRDLTEADKEWCEIFVTYGSNFDREDVDLYKNLEWMMVMSAGLDDLPLDALEHVHITNAKGIHKIQMTEYTVGLLLNFHKDFHQLKVDQENAHWRKNARTEEIYEKTVHILGTGSIGAHLAKVLQAFGTQVAGYNTTGHAVEGFHHTYAISALEDHIGEADIVINILPSTDKTRGLLDADFFGRMKETAVFVNIGRGDIMTDETISHVLEAGMIRHMILDVFNQEPLPADHIFYTYDNLTITPHASSKTEGYLKRGFEIFAHNLQYMEEKESMMNIIDNSRGY, encoded by the coding sequence ATGAAGAACATATTATCGACAGTCAACCTGAAGCCGCATATGATCGAGTACATCAATGAGCATCACCCGGATATGGAGTACCGTTTCTCAAAGACAAGGGATCTTACGGAAGCGGACAAGGAGTGGTGCGAGATCTTCGTCACCTACGGTTCCAATTTCGACAGGGAGGATGTCGACCTCTACAAAAACCTGGAATGGATGATGGTCATGAGCGCTGGGCTTGATGATCTGCCGCTCGATGCCTTGGAACATGTGCATATCACGAACGCCAAAGGCATCCATAAGATACAGATGACCGAGTATACTGTCGGCCTGCTGCTCAACTTCCATAAGGACTTCCACCAGTTGAAGGTCGACCAGGAAAATGCCCACTGGAGGAAGAACGCACGGACCGAGGAGATATATGAAAAGACCGTCCACATCCTCGGCACCGGGAGCATCGGTGCGCACTTGGCCAAAGTGCTCCAGGCATTCGGCACCCAGGTGGCCGGCTATAACACGACGGGGCATGCAGTGGAAGGGTTCCACCACACCTATGCCATCAGTGCGCTCGAGGACCATATCGGTGAAGCGGACATCGTCATCAACATCCTGCCGAGCACCGATAAGACGCGGGGACTGCTTGATGCCGACTTTTTTGGTAGAATGAAGGAAACAGCAGTCTTCGTCAACATCGGACGCGGGGACATCATGACCGATGAAACGATATCCCATGTGCTGGAAGCGGGAATGATACGCCACATGATCCTCGACGTATTCAATCAGGAGCCGCTGCCGGCGGACCATATCTTCTATACGTACGACAATCTGACGATTACACCGCATGCCTCATCGAAGACTGAGGGGTACTTGAAGCGGGGATTCGAAATCTTCGCCCACAATCTTCAGTATATGGAAGAAAAGGAATCGATGATGAACATCATTGATAACAGCAGGGGATATTGA